CAACGGCTCCGTGCCTTACCTGGGTGAGTTGCTGGAGCCACCCCAGCGGCGCACCGAGGTCTTCCACCGGGGTTTGGATGTCTATGACCCGGCCCGGATGGGTTTCGTCTCCGAGGGACCGGATGCCGAGCGTCTGGGGAGCCGCTACGACACTCGCGTGATCGGCAACAGCAACCAGGGCCATCTTTGGGGAACCGATTTGGAACCGGAGCAGAAGCAGGCGCTGATCGAGTATCTCAAGCTGCTTTAAACCGCGTCTCGCCAAGATCGAGGAAGCCCCCGACGCTGGGCACAGCGTGAAAATGACGCATTTCGCTCTGGACGCGGTTTAAGAGATTCACATGCGCTCGATTCGGGGAGGCCCGACATGAAGACACCCGTCAAGTGGTTTCGTCGCGCGATCTGGCTCGGCATCATCGGCAACTGGATGTTGACGCTTCCGCTCATCTTTGCCCCCGAATGGACTCTGGATCTGCTCGGGCTGCGCGCCACCCATGATCCGGTCTGGACCGCCTTCGCCGCCCTGTTGGTCTTCCTGGTGACTGTTTTCTACATCCCCGGAGCAAATCAACCCTATCGGTATCGCTTCAACGCCTGGCTCGCCGTGCTTGCCCGTCCGCTGGAAGTCTTGTTTTTTCTAGTTCTTTACCCTGGACTCTATTCCATCTTCGTCTTCTATGACGGCGTCCTCTTCCTGATTCAGCTCCCCCTGTTGCTGCTGCTGACGATGCGTCGACGCCCGGCCGATGAGCCGCTGGAAAAAACGCTTCAGGCACCGCCAACCGACCGTCACGCGCTCTGGCTGAAACGCACCCTCTGGGCGGGCATTCTGGCCAATCTGGTGCTCGCGATACCGACGATCTTCTGGCCGGAACAGGTGCTGGACCTGATCGGTGCGCGTCAGACCCTGGATCCGGTCTGGAGCGCCTTCGCCGCCCTGATGCTGGTGCTGTTGAGCATCTTCTACATGCCCGGCGCCATCCAGCCCTACCGCTACCGCTTCAATGCCGTCATGGCGGTGCTGTCGCGTTTGGTCGGCGTCCTCTTCTTCCTCTGGCTATGGGCGGGTTTTTATCCCGCCTTTGGCTATCTGGACGCAGTCTTCTTCCTGGCTCAGGTCCCGTTTCTGGTCATGGCCTATTGGCCTAAACCGCGTGCTGCGTGATCTGCGTGGTCTCGCAGCGGACGCAATCCCTCAATGACGATCGGTGCGCTGGCCGAGCGGATCGCCGACATCATGACCCACCTCCCGGAGGAATGACACATGCACGTCGACCCCTACACCACCCGGCTCACCCGAGGCAACGCCTATTGGATGGCGCGGATCGCCCAGAGTGTCTTCATCAAGACGCCCAGTCATGCGCCTGACGAAGCGGGCATCCTCAAAGATCTGAAAGACGAGGATCCGGATTTCATCAAGGTTACCGGCGCCGACAAGAACAGCGCGCAGGCGATTCTGATCGAACACCGCGACTACTGGTGTTTCGCCTTCCGCGGCTCCGATGAGATGCGTGACTGGCTCGACAATGTCAATGCCTTCCCGACCCGCATCCTGTTCGGCGAGTTTCACCGCGGTTTCGCGCGGTCCACGGATGACGTCTGGGAACCGCTGTTCGAGCGCTATCTGGTTGGCCGCCAAGTCGACCGAGCCGCCGGTCGTCCGCGCCCGATCTTTCTCGTCGGCCACAGTCTCGGGGGGGCGATGGCGACGGTGGCCGCCGCCAAGTTGCTGCACGTCGACCACCCCTTCACCTCGGTCTATACCTTCGGGCAGCCCCGGACCATGACCCTCGAGACCGCCCGCATCTTCAACAACGAGGCCAGGGATCGGTTCTTCCGCTTCCAGAACAACGGCGACATCGTGACGCGCGTACCGTCCCGCCTGATGGGCTACAGCCATGTCGGCATCTGTCTCTATATCGCCCAGGACAAGCGCATACACGACGACATCGGATTGTGGTTCCGCTTCCTCGACACTGTGGGGGGCGCCGTCGAAGCGGCCAGCGCCATCCGTCTCGACGCGGTCGAGGATCACGCCATGATCGACTATCTCGACGCGATCCGGGCCTGGAATCGAGAGCCCGGGTGAACGGGCCGTTCCTCGATCTCAAACAAGACATCCGGAGAGAGGCAACCCTCATGACACCGCAAGCGCAACCGGCAGGCTACGTCGATCCGATCGACCTCGAGGATCTGGCGCTCACCGCGCACAACGAGGCCAGCGAGGAACAGCGGCTGCGGGCGCCGTTTCCGGTCGCGCTGGAGCAGGCCGAGACGGACTACGTTCACGCTTGGCGCCGTCAGCGCGGCTGTGACGAGCCGGAAGTGACCAGCGACAAACGGGTGGGCCTAGCCCTCTCGGGCGGAGGTATTCGTTCGGCAACCTTTGCGCTGGGTGCCATGCAGGCACTCGCTGCCCGGGGCCTGCTCGAAAAGTTCGACTATCTGTCGACGGTGTCCGGTGGCGGCTACATCGGCGGCGCGCTGACCTGGCTCTTGAGCAAGGACGCTCAGGGCGACGGCGCCCCGGGTCCAGACGCGCCGCACTTCGGCCTCGGCCGCGACAACTTCCCGTTCGGCACCGACGACCCTCGGCCGGACGCCGTGCGGCGTGCCGACGAACGACAGAGGCGCATGCTCAGCTATTTGCGCGAACATGGCTATTACCTGACGCCGGGGGCTGGGATCACCGCCGTATCGCTGCTGGGGATCGTGCTGCGCGGCACCTTTCTCAACCTGATCGTCTGGATACCGGTCTACATTCTCTTTTTTCTCTTCGGTCTCTGGTTCTTCGGTCATTTCAACCCCGGAGTCGAGGGGATGATCCTGCTGCCGATGCTGATGGATCTCCAGGGCCACGCGGAGCTGTTCGGTTTCGAGCTGTTTCTCCGGATCGGTGTCCTGCTGTCCGGGCTGACGGTCCTCGGCACCCTGATCTACGCCTTGTTGACCAGGGTGCGACGGGAAAACACCATGCCCGGGATCGCACGCCTCTGGTATGCCTCGCGCCGCCTTGTGGAGCGCTTGGGCGGAATGCTGATCACCGCCATCGTCTTGTTTCTCCTGATCGGCAGTCTTCCGGCGATCGGCGACCACCTCAAGGATTCCTTCAAGGCCGTGGGTCCGATCGCCATGCTCTCCGGTATGGCCGTGGCGATGCGTCGCTTTCTCACCCCCCAAACCAATGCACTGCGCCCCGGACCCGATTTAATGGCGAATCTCGGCGCCGCGCTCTTCCTGTTCGGCACCCTGCTCGTGACCTATGAGATCGCCTTCTGGCTCTCCTTCCAAGAGCTGACCATCCTGGCCGTCACCGTTCTGATGGCGTTCGCGCTCGTCTTCGGCTGGCTGGTGAACTGCAACTACATCTCCATCCACCGCTTCTATCGGGATCGGCTGATGGAGACCTTCATGCCCGACATCGATCGGGCGCTCGACAGCCAGACCGGCGCGGCGCTGGGTGCCGATGTCGCCCGATTGAATGATGTAACCGATCCCCGAAACCCGCGCAGTCCCTATCACATCATCAATACCAATGTCGTTCTGGCGGACTCGCGTGAGTGTGTCTACCGCAACCGCGGAGGCGATAGCTTTATGCTTTCCCCTTTATATTGCGGAAGCAATGCCACGGGCTGGTGTCGTACCGAAGACTTCTGCAACGGTCACATGACCCTGGCCACCGCCGTAGCCATTTCCGGGGCGGCGGTCAATCCGAACACCGGCGTCGGCGGCACCGGCTTGACCCGCGCCCGGCTGGTGTCGTTCGTCATGGCCCTGCTCAATCTGCGTCTGGGTTATTGGGCCGGGCATCCCGCCCCGGACAAACGTCCGCGTCACGCCCCCAACCACTTCCGCCCCGGCGCCTACACGGCCGGGAACCTGCTCGGCCTGGATCTGCTCGGTTTCAACGAGCACCGCTCTTTTCTGCAACTGAGCGACGGCGGGCATTTCGAGAACATCGGGGTCTATGAGCTGGTGCGTCGTCGGGCACGACTCATCCTCGTCTGCGACGGGGGTGCCGACGGTGCCTTCTCGTTCTCGGATTTCCAGACCACCCTAAGGCGCATCGAACAGGATTTCGGTGTGCGGATCAAGGCCCTGGACGACGCCTCCCCGGATTTCGTGGTGCCCGCTCCGGCACCGACGCCGATGTTCCCCATGGACGCGGGTTTCTCCGAACGGGGCCACTTGGTCGGGTGCATCATCTACCCGGACGACACCCGAGGCTGGCTGATCTATCTAAAGGCCACGCTGACCGCGGCCGTGAGCTTCAAGGTCAAGGGCTATGCCGCCCAGCATCCGGAGTTTCCCCACCAGAGCACCGCCGATCAGTTTTTCGACGACGTTCAGTTCGAAGCCTATCGGGAGCTGGGCTATCGCCTGGCGGCCGACATGCTCGACGCGGAGACCCCCGCATCTGCAGCTGGTGCAGGGCTTCCCTATTGCAGCGACGCAGCGACGTCGACCCTTGCCGACGTGGTGAAGGCCAGCGGGGCTTGACCCTAAACCGCGTCGCCTCCGGCGGCCGTCGGAGCCGGGGCGGCCAAGCCAATCCAACACGCTACGCATACCGCACTGGGCGCGGTTTAGATCCGGCAGTCGACGGGATCAACGGGATCAACTGGAGAATGGGCATGATTGTCGCGCGCTCCGAGAACCTCCCCACAGCGCAGACGGAACGGCGCAGGCGAAGACTCATCTTGATGCCGTGCGGCCTGACCCTGGTGGTCTGGCTGTTGTTCGTCTCGATCGATGTCGCCGCGACCGAGGGACCGAATCCTTCATTCGCGGGCTCGACTCGGAGCGGATATCTGTTGTCGACCCCGCAGATCACCGACCCGCTTGCTCCACTGGCGCACGCCGAGCATGCGGCCGGAAGCATAGGGGTCCGCACTGCGGTCGTGACGGTGGCGGATCCGCTGGAAACCCATCTCGGGCGTGCCTTCGACGTTCAGGTATCGGCACTGATCCGCGCTTTCCACACCAAGGATTTCGTCCTCGACGGCTTCGCACTGACGTGGAATTTAAGCCGCGCCGAGGCCGTGCAGGACGGCGGCGACATCCCCGTGAATGGCTCCACATCCTTCACCGATGATCAGCGCAGCCGGCCGAGCGTGCTGGTGTTTCGCAGGGATCTCTGGAGGCACGTGGAAGGCGCAGGCGATGGCGGGGCAGCAGGACCCGGCAGCGAATACTTCGTGGTGTTTCTGGTGGGCGAGTCGCCGACCTTCGGTGTTCAGCCGCATGCGTTCCGGTGCGCGATCACCTGCGCCGCTCGGCTTGCCGACGCGAGCGATCCCGAGCGCTTCGCGCAGCCCTGCGCCTGCAACGAGAGCGACCTGGCCCGGAAACGAGCCACTCTGGAGATCATCGGCCCCACCTTTTCCGGCTCCATGCACTCGCTGGCGCTGGTTCTCGCCTCGCTGTCTTCCAATGGCGCGGAGATCAAGGTCAACCTCCAATCCCCATCGGCCACGGTGCAGAGCAATCACCGGGTCACCGAGCTGATTCATCGGATCGTAGGCGAACCATTAGACCTTCAATACACCTCGCTGGCGAGCAGTCTCAACGATCAGCTTGGTGCCCTTGCGCGCTATGCATACGGAAAGAATATGCTAAAGCCGAAGGGCAACAAGGGCAAAAAAGGGGGAGTCCTGATTCTGGCTGAAGAGTCGACCTTCGGGCACGGCGTTTCCGAGCTGCTGAGAAGCGAACGGCGTCACGACATTGCTAAGTCGACCTCAGACAAAGATGCGCTCGCCGACAGCGAAGCTTGGTCCACGTTTCTCGACATCACCAGAGTCGCGGGCTTCCCGCAGAACATTGCGGCAATTCGCGGTGAACATTCCCGAATCGACCAGAAGCAGAGCGAATCCCGGCGCGATCTTCTCAAGGTACGGAATCGACTACTCGAACTGGATCTATCCGGGATCGACTTGGTCACCGACCGACCGCCGGCCTATCGGCGCCTGCTCAGCTCCCGTTCCGACGAACTCATGCTCTACGGCACCTTTGACGCGCTTCGGGTCCGGGTCAATCCGGCCATGGTCGTCATCGTCGCGACCGATGTTCGCGACCGCTTATTTTTGTTGAACGAAGTGCGTAAATCGCTCCCCAATGCTCTGCCGGTCCTGATGGAGATGGACTATCTGACGACACATCCTGACTACCGCAAGAT
The sequence above is drawn from the Thiocapsa rosea genome and encodes:
- a CDS encoding lipase family protein encodes the protein MHVDPYTTRLTRGNAYWMARIAQSVFIKTPSHAPDEAGILKDLKDEDPDFIKVTGADKNSAQAILIEHRDYWCFAFRGSDEMRDWLDNVNAFPTRILFGEFHRGFARSTDDVWEPLFERYLVGRQVDRAAGRPRPIFLVGHSLGGAMATVAAAKLLHVDHPFTSVYTFGQPRTMTLETARIFNNEARDRFFRFQNNGDIVTRVPSRLMGYSHVGICLYIAQDKRIHDDIGLWFRFLDTVGGAVEAASAIRLDAVEDHAMIDYLDAIRAWNREPG
- a CDS encoding patatin-like phospholipase family protein; the encoded protein is MTPQAQPAGYVDPIDLEDLALTAHNEASEEQRLRAPFPVALEQAETDYVHAWRRQRGCDEPEVTSDKRVGLALSGGGIRSATFALGAMQALAARGLLEKFDYLSTVSGGGYIGGALTWLLSKDAQGDGAPGPDAPHFGLGRDNFPFGTDDPRPDAVRRADERQRRMLSYLREHGYYLTPGAGITAVSLLGIVLRGTFLNLIVWIPVYILFFLFGLWFFGHFNPGVEGMILLPMLMDLQGHAELFGFELFLRIGVLLSGLTVLGTLIYALLTRVRRENTMPGIARLWYASRRLVERLGGMLITAIVLFLLIGSLPAIGDHLKDSFKAVGPIAMLSGMAVAMRRFLTPQTNALRPGPDLMANLGAALFLFGTLLVTYEIAFWLSFQELTILAVTVLMAFALVFGWLVNCNYISIHRFYRDRLMETFMPDIDRALDSQTGAALGADVARLNDVTDPRNPRSPYHIINTNVVLADSRECVYRNRGGDSFMLSPLYCGSNATGWCRTEDFCNGHMTLATAVAISGAAVNPNTGVGGTGLTRARLVSFVMALLNLRLGYWAGHPAPDKRPRHAPNHFRPGAYTAGNLLGLDLLGFNEHRSFLQLSDGGHFENIGVYELVRRRARLILVCDGGADGAFSFSDFQTTLRRIEQDFGVRIKALDDASPDFVVPAPAPTPMFPMDAGFSERGHLVGCIIYPDDTRGWLIYLKATLTAAVSFKVKGYAAQHPEFPHQSTADQFFDDVQFEAYRELGYRLAADMLDAETPASAAGAGLPYCSDAATSTLADVVKASGA